TTGAATCCACTGGCAATAAGGATATTGTCATTATGCACTGTGTCTTAGAGTACCCAACCCCCTTTGAAGACGCTAACCTAAACGTTATTTCCAGTCTGATTAAGGAATTTCCTGACTATGTGATCGGCTACTCTGACCATACCCGTCCTGATCCACAAATGGATGTCGTCAAAACGGCTGTGGCCTTAGGGGCTAAAGTTATCGAGAAACACTATACTTTAGACAAAACCTTGCCAGGTAATGACCATTACCATGCCATGGACCCTGAAGACATGAAAATCTTGAAAGAAGGCCTCGAATTCCAAATGAAGGTAAGAGGGCAAGCGGTTGCTGACTTAGAGGCTCAAGCAGCGGCTCGGAAAAACGCACGACGTTCTATCGTTCTTACCCAAGATGTCAAGGCAGGTACAGCCTTAACTGAAGACATGCTAACCTTTAAACGCCCTGGTACAGGAATTGCCCCTGGAAAGGTGAAGGAAATTATTGGAAGAAAGGTTAACCAAGATCTTGCTGAAGATACGACTTTAATGGAAGATATGTTAGAAAAATAGTATACATGGTGATTGATAACCTAGGGTTTATGCTAAGGCATGACTTTAGGTTTTTTGTTAATAGAGGAAAAGTATGGTTCAATTCATTTTATTTACACTATCAACTTTTGGTTATGTTGCTGGCTCCATCCGATTTTTAAAGCTTAATAAATATTTTTCCTGGATTTTGGTCATGATCTCCCAAAGTCTTTTCTTATATTTAGCGGCCTTGGCGAACTTATTGCTGCCTGCTTTGTGGGTGACTTATTTATTAGGCTTTTTCTTGCTCATTTTGATAAGCATTGATTATTGGAAAAATTCTCGTGGAAAGGGAAATTTTATAAGGCTATTTTTTTCACAGGTCAGACAAGGGATTGCCTTTCCTGAAATTATTGTCTTAGCGACGATTTTAGGTTGGTTTCTTGTTATGAAGGGAATGCCCCTGATTCATTTTGATAATTATTCGCATTGGGGCTTGGTGGTCAAATACTTGTTTACGGAGCTCCATTTACCGACAGATATTGACCAGCTGATTTATTATCGGTCCTATCCACCAGCTACTTCCCTTTATATTAGTTATTTTATTTATTTCTGTGGCTATAGCCAAGCCAAGATGATCATGGGTTTCTTTCTCTTTAATATGGCTTGTCTTTATTCTTTTTTTGGCATTCTGACCAAACCTGCCAATCGATTAAATGCGGCCTTAATTGCTTTATTGTGGGGAATGTTTTTTATCTTAGACAATTCAGTCAAGATGAATAATTTATTAGTCGACAATCTCTTGGCCTATTTAACCCTAGCGGCTGGTATTTATGCTTTTCGCTATCGAAAACACTTAGGCTATTTAATCACCGGGACGTTATTGTTTATAAGTATGATCAACCTGACTAAGGATAGCGGTTTATTCTTCAGCTTGCTTATTGTTTTATATGTGACTTACTTAATCATTAGTAATCAAACTTTAGCCAGAAAGGACAAGCTCAAGGCCTTTGCTATTCTACTTCCTGGCGCCTTTTTATCGAAGCTAACTTGGTCCTTCTATGTAAAATTGAATTATGACCTATCGGGCTTTAAGCATAGTAGCCATTTTAACCAAGAGAGCCTTGAATTAGTCAAGCACATTGGAAAAAGCTATTTAATCAAGCTATTAGATCCATTAATTCCTGCAACTGCTGGGATTATATTAGCCTTTACTCTCTTAGTGATTCTTAGCTTATCTTGTCTCTTGACTAAAAAACACCTCCTTACCATGAAAAACCTGTGTTTAGCCATGGGGCTTACTTATATCATTTATTTCCTGGGAGTCTTTTTTATGTACGTGACCTCCATGCCCAAAGATGAAGCCCTGCGCCTCGCTCAATTTGACCGTTATGCCATGACCATCGCCTATGTCTTACTCGGAACAGTTTTTTTAGTTGGGGTTTACTATTTTGATAAGGTTTTTCAAAGGGGAGCGAGTGACTCGCATTTCATCAATATAGTGACTTTATTCATAATGGTGATTTACCTGGCGGGACTGGGCTCTGATTGGTTAATTGCTGAACACGAGACCATTGCCTTTAAAGAACGCTCGATCCCATACCAGTATGAAAAACTTGGCTTAGAGCAGATGACCTTAAACGATTCACGAATCCTTGTTTTTACCTCCGGAGGCTGGAAAACAGATTTTGCCGGTCGTTATTATTTATATACGCCAAACACCAAAATTTATAACGGGGACCCAGCCATGCTGAAAGATTATGATAAAGTATTGGTTCTTGATGAACTCCCGCAAACCAAAAAGTGGGAGAAAGAACTAACTAATAAAGAATGGCCTGTTGGTTTGTATACAGTTGATCGTTTTCTTAATGGTAATTAACTTTTAAAGTTATTGTAAGAATCAGTCAAATTCCTATAAAATCAGCTTTTCCCTTGATCAGATATGATATAATTCATCTGTTACTAAAGCGTCAGGAAATGGAGTAATAGAAAAATTATGTTATTAAGTGTAATTATTCCAGCTTATAATGTCGAAAGTACCTTGCAACGTGCGGTCGATAGTGTCTTAAGACAAAGCATGAAGGATTTTGAAGTGATCATTGTGGATGATGGTTCTACTGATGGAACAGGTCCACTTTGTGACGCTATCCAGTTACAAGACCAACGGATAAGGGTTATTCACCAAGCCAACGGGGGCTTATCTGCAGCCCGAAATACAGGCATTGATCAAGCCCAAGGGGATTATTTGGCCTTTCTTGATTCTGATGATGAATATGTTAATGATATTTTTTCCTTATTTTATCGGGCCTATCAAGAATACCAAATGGACTTATTCATATTTAATTTTGAACGGGTTTCTGGTGACCAAGTTACCCCTAAGAATGCCATCCGTCAGCAAATATTTAAGAGCCAGGAAGCGGTAAGGGTCCTCCACCAATATAATGGTTTAGATTTCTATGCTTGGAATAAGATCTGGCACCATTCCCTCTTTGATGAGATGAGATACCCTCTGGATACCCTCTATGAAGATATGTATGTGAGTTATCTGGGGGCAAAGCAGGCCAACTGTGTGATTACTACAGATAAGGTTGGCTTAAGATATTACGACAATCCTCTAGGGATCACTGCCCAAGCCTTTTCTCCGGGACAGTTTGATAATGTCACTGAAAGGGTAAAGATCCTTGATGATGTACTCATTCATTTCCCTGAATTAGCTCAGGGGGCAGCTCGACGTTTATTTGATAGTTTTATAATCGTGGCTTACCAACTTTCCCAGTGCGAAGATAAGGAAATGAAGAAAAAATACCAGGGTCGCTTACTTGAGATCCTGAAGCAATACCAGCCCTATTTTAAGGATAATGAGGAAATTTCCTGGCAAAAACGACTGGCCTGGTCGCTCTATCAAGTATCACCAAGTCTGTATCGCCATTTATATCGGATGTATTTAAGTTAAGGGAGGAAGAAAGCAGTGAATTTTACAGTGCTGATGTCTTTATATCATAAGGAAAACCCGACTTATTTACGGCAATGCTTGGATAGCTTGGTCAAGCAAAGCCTGCCAGCTGAAGAAATATTAATTATTAAAGACGGCCCCTTAACTGAGGAACTTGACGCTATCCTCAACGACTTTCAAAAGCAATATCCCAAGCAAACCACCATTCAAGCTTATCCCGAAAACCGCGGCCTGGGTTTGGCCTTACAAGATGGCGTTCAATTGGCCCGTAATGAATGGATTGCCCGCATGGATACTGATGATATTTGCCGGACGGATCGTTTCGAAAAACAAATCAATTATCTTAAAGAACATCCTGAGGTCGAGCTATTGGGAAGCGATGTCTTTGAATTTGACCAGTCGCCAAAGGAACCGACTGCCAGAAAAGTCGTGCCCCACAGCTACCAAGATATCCTAGGATATGCTAAGCGGCGTAATCCCTTCAACCATATGACAGTGATCTATAAAAAATCAGCTGTCCTAAAAGCCGGCAATTATCAGCCGTTAAAAGGCTATGAAGATTATTATTTATGGGTAAGAATGTTAAAAAATGACGTTAAGGCTGCCAATTTAGCCGATACCCTAGTTTATGCGCGTGCAGACCAGAATATGTTTAAAAGACGGGGCGGCTGGGACTATTTTATCGATGGCAGTAAGGCCTACCAAAAAATCTACCAGGTTGGCCTGGCCAGTCCACTTGATTGGCTAATTCGCATGGGCGGGCAGGCGGTATTTAATCTAGTCCCTAATTCCCTACGCCAAAACCTCTACAAGAAAATACTTAGAAAGTAGGTTTCTGATGTTAATCTCGGTCATTATTCCGGTTTATAAAGTCGAAAAAACACTAGAGAGAGCGGTAAACAGTGTCTTAGATCAAAGCTATCCGCATTTGGAAATTATTCTGGTGGATGATGGCTCTCCTGACAAGAGTGGGGATATTGCTGACCAGTTAGCTAAAAAAGACCCCCGTATCCAGGTGATCCACCAAGCTAATAAAGGCTTATCGGGAGCAAGAAATACCGGTATCGCAGTAGCTAGCGGAGACTATCTGGCATTTTTGGATAGTGATGACTGCTATGAACTTGACCTATTTGAACACTTTATGGCTAGTTATCAGGAAGAAGGTCCCGATTTATTTATTTTTAATGTCAAACGCATTGGAGTAAAATCCCAAACGGTAAAAGATTCAAAAGAGATGCTTTTGACCTCTAGCCAAGCAGGGATCGAAGCCATGCTAGATTATTCCGGGATCGATTTTTATGCTTGGAATAAGGTATACGCCAGACAGCTTTTCCGTGATGTCCGTTTTCCTGAAGGTAAATTGTATGAAGATACAGCAGTATCCTATGCGACTATGAAAAGGGCGACCAGGATCATGATGACTTCTTATGTAGGGATTAATTATTATGAGAACGAGGAAAGTATTGTGGCTCAGTCATTTAATCCTAAGCAAATGGACAATGTGACGGAAAGGGCGCGCATGTTAGATGATGTTCAGGTCAACTTTCCAGACCTTACTGCTAAGGCAGGAGCGCGCCTATTTGATGGCCTCCTATCTACAGCCTATAAAATGGCCCAAGTCAGTCCCTTCAAGCAAGCAGGAAGTTCTTATCGGGACCTATTAGAAATTGTCAATCACTACCGTCCTTATTTTGAAGGAAATGAGGAAATTGACTGGAAAAAGCGCTTAGCTTGGCAATTATTCCGCCTAAATCCCAAACTTTATGCTAGAATGTATCAGTGGTACTTAGGAAAGTAATTTTCTAAGTAGCCACTCGATATGATTGATTCAATTTGCCCTCGTAGCTCAGTGGATAGAGCAATCGTTTCCTAAACGATGTGTCGGAAGTTCGATTCTTCTCGGGGGTGTTTTATTATAGGCAAAAAGGTCGTTGTTATCTGCTATAGGTAGTTAATAAGGAGATTAGAACGTGTCAACCAGTGATATTACAATTATTATTCCTGCTTTAGAACCGAATGAGAAGTTAATAGCACTCTTAGAGTCCATTCGCAGACAAGATTCAGATGATTTTACAATTATTATCGTTAATGATGGCTCTTCTGCTGACTATGATTCTTATTTTAAGCAAGCGCATGAAGATTTTGGTGCTATTGTCTTAAAACATGAGGAAAACTATGGCAAAGGGCGTGCGCTGAGAACAGCTTTTGACTATATCCTTCACCATCTGCCTGACTGCCAAGGAGTCATTACTATTGATTCAGATGGACAGCATACCTATGCCGATATGATGAAATGTATTGGAGCTTTTCAGAAAGCCCCCAGTGCCTTAGTTTTAGGCGTTAGAGATTTTCAAAATGAAGTGCCTTGGAAGAGTCAATTTGGTAATCGCTTAACTCGCTATATTTTAAAAATGGTTACCGGTATTTCCTTAACCGACACCCAAACGGGGTTAAGGGTGATTCCTAAAACTTATTTAGCCAGACTTTTGGAGATTTCAGGCGACCGCTTTGAATATGAATTAAAGATGATCATTGATGCCGCTAAGCAAAAAATTCCAATTAAGGAAGTGGCTATTGAGACCATCTACCATGATGATAATAAGGGCAGTCATTTTAACCCGATCAAGGATTCTATTGCTATTTATAGCGTCTTTTTAGAATACATGGCTAATCAGACCTATTTTTGGAAATACATCCTGTCTTCGGTCTCTTCCTTTGTGGTAGATATCCTTTTATTCCATCTCTTTTCTGTACTCTTACCCCACGCCGCAAGTACCCTGACTATTTATTTAGCAACAATTATTGCCCGGACCATTTCATCGGTCTTTAACTATACCTTGAATCGTTTTCTCGTTTTCAAGCAAGAATCCAAACAAAGCTTTATCAAATATGTCAGCTTGGTCATCGTGCAGATGTTCTTATCCGGAGGTTTAGTGTCTCTAATAAGCACCATCATGCAATCTCAAGCCACGACCTTTATTAAGGTATTTGTCGATTCCATGCTTTTCTTGTTGAGCTACTTCATTCAAAAACACTTTATCTTTAAAAGTAAATAAGTTAGTGTGCGACAAGCGCAAGAAGGGGAAAGCGCTGGTATACAAGTTTATTAAAAAATAACCGCGACCAGGTCCTATTCTGGTCGCGGTTATTTTAGTTGTTAATCCAATTCTTGACTTCTGGAATTTGATCAGCAAAGACAAAGGTATAACCCTGTTTTTTGAGTTCGGGGATATATTTTTTCATGGCTTCGGCAGTTGCTTTGATGGTGTCATGATGGAGGATAACGGCATGGTTATGGGCTTGACTTAAGACTCGTTGGGTGATTTGCTTAGTATCCATGGACTTCCAGTCTTCAGAATCAATATCCCAATAGATACCGGTTAAGTCTGGCCTTAAGCGAGCAATGCGCTTTCTTTGAGCGCCGTGGGGGTTACGGATATATTTAGGACTGATGCCGGTGGCTTCTTTTATGGCAGCTTCGCCTTGACTAATTTCGTCAACAACTTCTTTATCTCTTAAATTAGAGAAGTAAGGGTGGTCATAGGTATGGTTGCCAAGTTTGTGACCTTCAGCTAAAATTCGTTGACTCACTTGAGGGTACTCTTTAACATGGTTGCCTTGTTGGAAGAACATGGCTTTGATCCCATATTGGTCGAGAATATCTAGGATAGCTCCAGTGTTTTCGGAAGGGCCATCGTCAAAGGTCAGGGCGATCAACTTACGGTGGTCTATCGAACTACCGGTCAGGTATTGGCCCAGCAAGGGTTGGTTTAATAGTTGATTTAAAACATCGTCTTTGAGAGGCGGATTGGCTTGAATCAGGCTCTTGGCGTAGATTTTTGTTTTATTAGTGATTGCTTGAAGGCTATTCTTGAGACGGGGTTGGCCTTCGATATTTATCGCAGTATCTTCGAGAATTTGACTAATTTCGTTAAATTTCTTTAAGTTAGCGTTGATTTGATCAGCTTGAAAACTGGTGGGCAGGTCGTTCAGAATTGATTGGAGTTTATCATCTAATTGGACAATTTCTAAGGCGTTTTTATAGTGAATTTTTAATTCATCGGATAGAGCATCACCCACTGAGAAATCAAAGTGGGGAGCTAGCTTTTTGAGATCAGCCAAGCTAACGCTATTATTTAGAATATCACGAGGATTCACTTTATCACCAACCACAAAAGCCTCTGAATCGTCATGTTGGTAGATTTGGTCAACAGCTTGGATAGCCGCTTGTTTCTGTTCGACGAGGGCAATTTCTTTAAGAGCTTTTTCTTTCTTCTCGGGCGCTAATTTATTGGCGTTATCTTTGGCCGCCTGGATCATATCCTCGTCAATCTCAGGGTTTAAATAGGCATGATCGTCATCAATAAAGAGAGCATCCATGGTGATAGTACTTTGGGCTTGGTGCTTTTTATTGATTAGGTGGTGGCGATAAGAAAATAAGCCTAGGGTTAATAAAATAATACTAAGTAAAGCAAGGATAAGAACTTTCGATTTAGCTTTCATGGTACACGATTCCTTTTTAATTAATGCTTTATATTATAAACATATCCCGTTAAAAAATATGAAAAAATTATGAAAAATAAGACAAAAAAATATTAAAGAAACTTAAGTGAATGAAACAAAAAGGCGAAATTAGATTTCATGTCTAATTTCGCCTTTAATTCAGTCAGAACATTATTTGTTAGCTTTTTTCTTATCCGCTTTGATTGGAATGGTTTGGGAACTCTTTTCGTAGGCCATATTTTTAAAGTCAAAGAGAAAACCTTTGTCTGAGTAAGGCGCTTGGTTGATGACTTCTTCTCTTGAGAGATAGCTGTAATCGCCTTTAAGAATAGGGCTAGCGATCTGATGTTTTTGGATCAATTGGTCAGCTTGACTTCTGTCTTCATCAGATAATTTGCCACTAGCGTTCTGCTTCATTAACTCTTGGAAAGCTTCCAGGTCCTCCCCCCAGGCTTTTTGGTAGTTTGGAGCTGTATAAGGGAGGTAGAGCTCACTATTGGAATAATTATCGTAGGCTTGTTGTTGACTGAGATAAAGGTCAAAATCTCCTTTTTGGACCCGCTCCATCAAGACTTTTTCCGACAAGGGGAAGATATTAATAACCAGGTGAGGGATTTTGCTTTCCCATTGTTTTTGTAATTCCTTGGCAATTTTTTGCGAGAGGGCGTTATCGTCGGTAACCAAGTCCAGTTCAATGGCTTCGAATTGATAATCCTCTAAGAGCGTCTGCATACTTTTTTCATTATCAAGAGCAGTTTTTTCATGGACTTGGCCCTCGCTTTGGGGATCTAAGGAGTAGCTGCTTTGTAAACGAGGCAGAGTTTCAGTTAGGGCCTGCTGGTCGATATTTTGAGCCAGGAGATCTCTTAGGCGCTGGTCATTAAGAATATTCTTCTTCCCAGATTGATTGATATGGTAGAGGAGATTTTGGCTAAAAGGACGCTTTAATGCGGTCCAATCCTCTTCCGGTGTGCGACTAATCAAAATATCCGTTAAGCGTTGTTGGTAGGATTTTTTAGCTGTTTCAGTATTTTTGACATATTGGACACTGAGTTTTTCAGTGGGATAGTCCGTCCAATTATGGTATTCTTCGTTGCGGTCATAGGTCCAAGTATCCCAACCGCTCTCCCAAGCGCTTAAATTGTAGGGGCCATTACTCAAAGTATTGATTGATTTTTGCCCATAGAGGTCATAGGTAATTTGACCGATAAAGTTTTTTGGCAGGGGGAAGAGCGCTGGAAAGGCTAGGGCTTGTTTGAGACTGTTATCATCCATGGCAGGATCTTTTAAGGTGATTTTTAGCCGGTGGTCATCTAGGGCTTGGACATGGAGTTGATCGACACCTACTTCGCCACTTGATACGGCGGAGGCATTATCGATTAGGGCTAACAATTTATAGGCATAAAAATTATGGTGCTCAGGATTAACTAATTCTTGCCAGGCATAGACGAAATCGCTGGCAGTTACGGGATCATTATTACTCCATTGGGCTTCTGGTTTCAAGTGGATGATAACATCCTTGTCATGACGCTCAATCTCTCCGTTACTTACCCCTGGACTGATAGAACCATCTTTTTCTAAGCGGAAGAGACCTTCGCCCACCATATTCATGGCACTGAGTTCATAAGCCGTTTGCAGCTTATTGGGGTTTAGGGATTTTAATTTATGAG
This genomic stretch from Aerococcus mictus harbors:
- a CDS encoding N-acetylneuraminate synthase family protein, translating into MGIHEVLKEQGYYVIGEIGVNYYDIAKENGTTPMEAAKLMIDKAKESGMDAVKFQTYKAETIASKFSPSYWDTSEEATTSQYELFKKFDSFGYDEYKELADYCKQVGIEFFSTAFDFESADYLYDLMDIYKISSSDLSNLPFIKYQAEKGKTILLSTGASSMDEIHQAVETIESTGNKDIVIMHCVLEYPTPFEDANLNVISSLIKEFPDYVIGYSDHTRPDPQMDVVKTAVALGAKVIEKHYTLDKTLPGNDHYHAMDPEDMKILKEGLEFQMKVRGQAVADLEAQAAARKNARRSIVLTQDVKAGTALTEDMLTFKRPGTGIAPGKVKEIIGRKVNQDLAEDTTLMEDMLEK
- a CDS encoding bifunctional glycosyltransferase family 2/GtrA family protein — encoded protein: MSTSDITIIIPALEPNEKLIALLESIRRQDSDDFTIIIVNDGSSADYDSYFKQAHEDFGAIVLKHEENYGKGRALRTAFDYILHHLPDCQGVITIDSDGQHTYADMMKCIGAFQKAPSALVLGVRDFQNEVPWKSQFGNRLTRYILKMVTGISLTDTQTGLRVIPKTYLARLLEISGDRFEYELKMIIDAAKQKIPIKEVAIETIYHDDNKGSHFNPIKDSIAIYSVFLEYMANQTYFWKYILSSVSSFVVDILLFHLFSVLLPHAASTLTIYLATIIARTISSVFNYTLNRFLVFKQESKQSFIKYVSLVIVQMFLSGGLVSLISTIMQSQATTFIKVFVDSMLFLLSYFIQKHFIFKSK
- a CDS encoding polysaccharide deacetylase family protein, with product MKAKSKVLILALLSIILLTLGLFSYRHHLINKKHQAQSTITMDALFIDDDHAYLNPEIDEDMIQAAKDNANKLAPEKKEKALKEIALVEQKQAAIQAVDQIYQHDDSEAFVVGDKVNPRDILNNSVSLADLKKLAPHFDFSVGDALSDELKIHYKNALEIVQLDDKLQSILNDLPTSFQADQINANLKKFNEISQILEDTAINIEGQPRLKNSLQAITNKTKIYAKSLIQANPPLKDDVLNQLLNQPLLGQYLTGSSIDHRKLIALTFDDGPSENTGAILDILDQYGIKAMFFQQGNHVKEYPQVSQRILAEGHKLGNHTYDHPYFSNLRDKEVVDEISQGEAAIKEATGISPKYIRNPHGAQRKRIARLRPDLTGIYWDIDSEDWKSMDTKQITQRVLSQAHNHAVILHHDTIKATAEAMKKYIPELKKQGYTFVFADQIPEVKNWINN
- a CDS encoding glycosyltransferase family 2 protein, translating into MLLSVIIPAYNVESTLQRAVDSVLRQSMKDFEVIIVDDGSTDGTGPLCDAIQLQDQRIRVIHQANGGLSAARNTGIDQAQGDYLAFLDSDDEYVNDIFSLFYRAYQEYQMDLFIFNFERVSGDQVTPKNAIRQQIFKSQEAVRVLHQYNGLDFYAWNKIWHHSLFDEMRYPLDTLYEDMYVSYLGAKQANCVITTDKVGLRYYDNPLGITAQAFSPGQFDNVTERVKILDDVLIHFPELAQGAARRLFDSFIIVAYQLSQCEDKEMKKKYQGRLLEILKQYQPYFKDNEEISWQKRLAWSLYQVSPSLYRHLYRMYLS
- a CDS encoding glycosyltransferase, translating into MNFTVLMSLYHKENPTYLRQCLDSLVKQSLPAEEILIIKDGPLTEELDAILNDFQKQYPKQTTIQAYPENRGLGLALQDGVQLARNEWIARMDTDDICRTDRFEKQINYLKEHPEVELLGSDVFEFDQSPKEPTARKVVPHSYQDILGYAKRRNPFNHMTVIYKKSAVLKAGNYQPLKGYEDYYLWVRMLKNDVKAANLADTLVYARADQNMFKRRGGWDYFIDGSKAYQKIYQVGLASPLDWLIRMGGQAVFNLVPNSLRQNLYKKILRK
- a CDS encoding glycosyltransferase family 2 protein, yielding MLISVIIPVYKVEKTLERAVNSVLDQSYPHLEIILVDDGSPDKSGDIADQLAKKDPRIQVIHQANKGLSGARNTGIAVASGDYLAFLDSDDCYELDLFEHFMASYQEEGPDLFIFNVKRIGVKSQTVKDSKEMLLTSSQAGIEAMLDYSGIDFYAWNKVYARQLFRDVRFPEGKLYEDTAVSYATMKRATRIMMTSYVGINYYENEESIVAQSFNPKQMDNVTERARMLDDVQVNFPDLTAKAGARLFDGLLSTAYKMAQVSPFKQAGSSYRDLLEIVNHYRPYFEGNEEIDWKKRLAWQLFRLNPKLYARMYQWYLGK
- a CDS encoding ABC transporter substrate-binding protein; its protein translation is MQKKIIPLLLLGGSLVLVGGCDQIRFTDPKKPETKSEEKVEPQAQHPREALGLTTTHKLKSLNPNKLQTAYELSAMNMVGEGLFRLEKDGSISPGVSNGEIERHDKDVIIHLKPEAQWSNNDPVTASDFVYAWQELVNPEHHNFYAYKLLALIDNASAVSSGEVGVDQLHVQALDDHRLKITLKDPAMDDNSLKQALAFPALFPLPKNFIGQITYDLYGQKSINTLSNGPYNLSAWESGWDTWTYDRNEEYHNWTDYPTEKLSVQYVKNTETAKKSYQQRLTDILISRTPEEDWTALKRPFSQNLLYHINQSGKKNILNDQRLRDLLAQNIDQQALTETLPRLQSSYSLDPQSEGQVHEKTALDNEKSMQTLLEDYQFEAIELDLVTDDNALSQKIAKELQKQWESKIPHLVINIFPLSEKVLMERVQKGDFDLYLSQQQAYDNYSNSELYLPYTAPNYQKAWGEDLEAFQELMKQNASGKLSDEDRSQADQLIQKHQIASPILKGDYSYLSREEVINQAPYSDKGFLFDFKNMAYEKSSQTIPIKADKKKANK